The Desulfomonilia bacterium genome includes a region encoding these proteins:
- a CDS encoding SH3 domain-containing protein — protein sequence MKRFFMSALTLTSMLFIIGISNAYATNAEEDFFKGNQAYRNGDYADAVRLYSKLAGKRYPSPHLLYNLGNAYFRLGDKGNTILNYERARMFLPRDADLIFNLGYVRDRLQDATEPPGPPLQSVFFWLDSVNPNELFVMFAVVNLLFFAVLILRIFVKEEWAFVMLIVLLVAWLGTGVSFGVKCYQAAYDNRAVVTGKEVSVLAGPDPKDTELFRLHAGTVVRTDKREGGWTLIRLASDKRGWVNDSSIGMIKG from the coding sequence ATGAAACGTTTCTTCATGAGCGCATTAACGCTAACTTCAATGCTCTTTATCATCGGTATTTCAAACGCATACGCAACGAACGCCGAAGAAGACTTTTTCAAGGGCAATCAGGCATACAGGAACGGGGACTATGCAGATGCCGTTCGTCTTTATTCCAAGCTTGCAGGCAAAAGATATCCGTCGCCTCATCTGTTATACAATCTCGGGAACGCCTATTTCCGGCTCGGAGACAAAGGAAACACAATATTGAATTATGAACGGGCCAGAATGTTCCTGCCAAGGGATGCAGACCTTATATTCAACCTGGGTTATGTCAGGGACAGATTGCAGGATGCGACGGAACCTCCCGGCCCCCCTCTTCAGTCAGTATTCTTCTGGCTTGATTCCGTGAATCCTAATGAGCTGTTCGTCATGTTCGCAGTTGTGAACCTGCTTTTCTTTGCCGTTCTGATCCTCAGAATTTTCGTAAAAGAGGAATGGGCTTTTGTAATGCTCATAGTTCTTCTCGTGGCCTGGCTGGGCACAGGTGTTTCATTCGGCGTCAAATGCTATCAGGCGGCATATGATAACCGCGCCGTGGTCACCGGCAAAGAGGTATCGGTGCTGGCAGGGCCTGATCCGAAAGACACTGAACTCTTCAGGCTTCATGCCGGAACAGTCGTCAGGACTGACAAGAGAGAAGGCGGCTGGACATTGATCAGGTTAGCGTCAGATAAACGCGGATGGGTTAATGATTCGTCTATTGGCATGATCAAAGGCTGA
- the lepB gene encoding signal peptidase I — protein sequence MDKTANEPVVIKKKGALREWAEALVVAFILAMIIKAFILGSYWVPSSSMEDTVFKNDWLLATKFNYGSTIPFTTDKLWGKDIVPGRGDVIIFSFPLDKSVDFVKRVVGLPGERIAIKDKKVFINGRELVLGHEKYTEPLINSGEAAIRDNMPEMTIPQGTVFVMGDNRDNSFDSRFWGPLSIQNIKGKALILYFSWDKDHILQRLGRIGHVIR from the coding sequence ATGGATAAAACTGCAAACGAACCGGTGGTAATAAAGAAGAAAGGTGCATTGCGGGAATGGGCCGAGGCATTGGTCGTGGCTTTCATTCTTGCCATGATAATAAAGGCTTTTATTCTGGGATCCTACTGGGTACCCAGTTCTTCAATGGAAGATACCGTATTCAAAAACGACTGGCTCCTGGCTACTAAATTCAATTACGGCTCCACCATACCGTTCACAACTGACAAATTATGGGGAAAGGATATAGTACCCGGGAGAGGCGATGTCATAATATTTTCCTTTCCGCTGGACAAGTCGGTCGATTTTGTAAAGCGCGTCGTAGGTCTGCCCGGTGAGAGAATTGCGATAAAGGACAAGAAAGTTTTTATAAACGGCAGAGAACTTGTTCTGGGACATGAAAAATATACCGAACCGCTTATTAACAGCGGCGAGGCAGCTATCAGGGACAACATGCCTGAGATGACGATTCCGCAGGGTACTGTTTTCGTGATGGGTGATAACAGGGACAACAGTTTCGACAGCCGGTTCTGGGGGCCGCTTTCCATACAGAACATCAAGGGCAAGGCCCTTATACTCTACTTCTCATGGGATAAGGATCATATTCTGCAGCGGCTCGGCAGGATAGGCCATGTGATAAGGTGA
- a CDS encoding VWA domain-containing protein: protein MSFSNTWILHFLWLLPFVAAGLIISGRLRTARLKRMADPDLLVRLAGKPRPGVRFFKGVLITAALALLITALAGPRWGSHYQEVTQKGVDIIVCVDASPSMLASDVKPNRLEQAKREVSDFIKVVQGDRVGLVAFSGEAFLECPLTLDYSALQMFLGQIEPGMIPVPGTDLGKAIDKSLDAFDYKSATDKVILLITDGEDNEGRGKAAAEKAKAKGVKIYVFGIGAPEGAPVPDTEGGGFAKDSEGNMVLSKLDENGLREIARLTGGGYVRAATGDLDLDMLYFAGIKFHTKASELKSGKIKVYEDRFAWFIAAAILLLLCERLLKERGKPQDLVKGA from the coding sequence ATGAGCTTCAGCAATACATGGATACTTCATTTTCTGTGGTTGTTGCCGTTCGTTGCTGCCGGCCTCATTATCTCCGGACGGCTGAGAACCGCAAGGCTCAAAAGGATGGCCGATCCGGACCTTCTCGTCCGTCTCGCAGGAAAGCCGAGACCCGGTGTACGCTTTTTCAAGGGCGTGCTCATCACAGCCGCGCTGGCTCTACTGATTACAGCACTTGCGGGCCCGCGCTGGGGGTCTCATTATCAGGAGGTGACCCAGAAGGGAGTGGATATCATAGTCTGTGTGGATGCAAGCCCTAGCATGCTGGCTTCTGATGTTAAACCGAACAGGCTCGAGCAGGCGAAACGCGAGGTATCTGATTTCATAAAGGTGGTGCAGGGAGACCGTGTAGGACTGGTGGCGTTTTCAGGAGAGGCGTTTCTCGAATGCCCGCTCACCCTGGACTATTCCGCACTACAGATGTTTCTCGGTCAGATCGAGCCGGGGATGATACCTGTTCCCGGCACCGACCTCGGAAAGGCCATTGACAAGTCGCTGGACGCCTTTGACTATAAATCCGCCACGGACAAGGTAATACTTCTGATCACTGACGGTGAGGACAATGAAGGCAGGGGAAAGGCGGCGGCAGAAAAGGCAAAGGCAAAAGGCGTGAAGATTTATGTCTTCGGCATAGGAGCACCGGAAGGCGCGCCTGTTCCGGACACAGAAGGGGGCGGATTTGCAAAGGACAGCGAGGGAAACATGGTGCTTTCGAAGCTTGACGAAAACGGCCTCAGGGAAATCGCCCGGCTTACAGGAGGCGGCTATGTCCGCGCCGCAACTGGCGACCTCGACCTGGACATGCTCTACTTCGCCGGCATCAAATTCCACACGAAGGCAAGCGAACTCAAGAGCGGCAAAATCAAGGTCTATGAGGACAGATTCGCCTGGTTCATTGCTGCCGCAATACTTCTCTTATTGTGCGAAAGACTTTTGAAAGAGCGGGGCAAACCTCAGGATTTGGTAAAGGGTGCATAA
- a CDS encoding BatD family protein — protein MKKITIISILILCLLAPGIVSAKTGISISLDRNEATVGDTVQLNVSIEGGSGGDPSIQGLQDFTVSRGGTSSQIQIINGSMTRSNQTTYILQPIKTGTFTIGPASITVSGRTYSSNTVRLSVSREPNVNAGAAGPLSLSASMSSTTAYPGQQIVYTLKLFRSVRVSDVSVQLPEVKGISFKQLGEPSEYQTTAGGNVVQVLEVRYLLSVSKPGEYRIAPSSMRMSVYDQSRRSRQDFFNDPFFETRGKPAVVSSGALSLSVRPFPQEGRPADFSGLVGKFDMKTQLDPAQVKTGDSANLTITVSGEGTVNMIPDLTFADIDGLKVYPDQPKIESDTTSGGETGSKTMKWAIVPKKPGIYELPQLSLTYFDTASGSYRTLKSPALRLNVSQGDVQSGQAPAAGSQLQTSDATQKSEVRELGRDILPIHTDAGDMRQGFNVMKNTLYASIILLIPPIAWLAVAAFVRRRNWGMKHEGVIKAKKAADVFCSSLTGHNLSANLTIEAIRIFINNRFGLSYGIITPEEAYDILTDRGVGQTDAGDLRKALSELQQSVYTGKGDMPAKTEIDLCRLIRRIDREAK, from the coding sequence ATGAAAAAGATTACGATCATATCTATATTAATATTATGCCTTCTGGCGCCGGGAATTGTCTCGGCCAAGACCGGTATAAGCATCTCACTCGACCGCAATGAAGCAACCGTGGGCGATACGGTGCAGCTGAACGTCAGCATCGAAGGAGGCTCAGGAGGCGACCCTTCCATACAGGGACTTCAGGATTTTACAGTAAGCCGTGGCGGGACATCTTCACAGATACAGATCATCAACGGCAGCATGACAAGGTCGAACCAGACCACATACATCCTGCAGCCCATAAAGACCGGAACCTTCACCATAGGACCGGCAAGCATAACTGTCTCGGGAAGAACATACTCGAGCAACACAGTACGTTTGAGCGTTTCAAGAGAGCCAAATGTTAACGCCGGTGCGGCAGGTCCTCTTTCTCTCTCTGCAAGCATGTCCTCGACAACTGCCTATCCCGGTCAGCAGATCGTCTACACGCTAAAGCTGTTTCGTTCGGTCAGGGTAAGCGACGTCTCGGTTCAGCTTCCTGAGGTAAAAGGCATATCGTTCAAACAGCTGGGCGAGCCTTCCGAATACCAGACAACTGCAGGCGGGAATGTTGTGCAGGTCCTGGAAGTCCGATATCTGCTCAGCGTAAGCAAACCCGGGGAATACAGGATAGCCCCTTCATCGATGCGGATGAGCGTCTATGACCAGTCGCGACGCAGCAGACAGGATTTTTTCAATGACCCTTTCTTCGAGACACGCGGCAAACCGGCAGTGGTTTCATCCGGAGCGCTCAGCCTCAGCGTAAGGCCTTTTCCCCAGGAGGGAAGACCTGCCGATTTCAGCGGCCTCGTAGGGAAATTCGATATGAAGACACAACTCGATCCTGCTCAGGTCAAGACCGGCGACTCCGCCAACCTGACAATAACGGTAAGCGGCGAAGGCACTGTGAACATGATACCGGACCTTACATTTGCCGATATCGATGGACTCAAGGTATATCCGGACCAGCCGAAGATCGAATCGGATACGACTTCAGGAGGGGAAACCGGATCGAAGACTATGAAATGGGCCATCGTGCCGAAGAAACCGGGTATCTATGAATTGCCGCAGCTCAGTCTTACATATTTCGATACGGCCTCCGGCAGCTACAGGACCCTCAAGTCTCCTGCGCTCAGGCTTAACGTCTCCCAGGGTGATGTACAGTCCGGGCAGGCCCCTGCCGCCGGCAGCCAGTTACAGACATCCGACGCAACCCAAAAATCAGAGGTCAGGGAACTCGGCAGGGATATCCTTCCCATACACACCGATGCAGGGGACATGAGACAGGGCTTTAACGTCATGAAAAACACCCTTTACGCATCAATAATCCTTCTCATTCCACCAATTGCCTGGCTGGCCGTTGCAGCTTTTGTCAGACGAAGGAATTGGGGCATGAAGCATGAAGGCGTGATAAAAGCGAAAAAGGCGGCAGATGTTTTCTGTTCATCGCTCACAGGACATAATCTCAGCGCAAACCTGACAATAGAAGCCATACGCATCTTTATCAACAACAGATTCGGGCTTTCCTACGGCATCATAACACCTGAAGAAGCATATGACATCCTTACGGACCGGGGAGTCGGCCAGACAGATGCAGGTGACCTCAGGAAGGCGCTTTCAGAACTCCAGCAGTCAGTCTATACAGGAAAAGGGGATATGCCCGCAAAAACAGAGATCGACCTTTGCAGATTGATAAGGCGCATAGACAGGGAGGCGAAATGA
- a CDS encoding VWA domain-containing protein has protein sequence MSFRFAYPILMCVLLALVFIWLFLETRHSNSSAVFSTASSLKKLMNGGERLKARLPLILAASALILLCVAAGRPQLYNVEHETISPGVDIILCLDTSRSMEAMDFTLDGQPATRLTAVKKVVSEFIKEREHDRMGIVVFGAEAYTQAPLTMDKGLLLKLVENMQTGMAGDSTSMGDAIAISAKRLKDINAPSKIIILVTDGRSNTGKISPQQAAEAARALGIKIYTIGVGGHGRAPIVVNTPFGQQVGYIDDDLDENTLTDIARTTDARFFLASDTKGLEDIYGIINKAEKRDVKIKEFFSFKELYRWLLIPALVLLFAALGLEISIFGVVP, from the coding sequence ATGAGTTTCCGTTTCGCTTACCCGATTCTTATGTGCGTGCTACTTGCTCTGGTCTTTATATGGTTGTTCCTTGAGACAAGGCACTCGAATTCATCGGCTGTCTTTTCGACCGCATCGTCCCTCAAAAAGCTCATGAATGGAGGAGAAAGGCTGAAGGCACGCCTTCCCCTCATACTGGCCGCCTCGGCCCTTATACTATTGTGCGTTGCCGCAGGCCGGCCTCAGCTCTACAATGTTGAACATGAAACCATCTCGCCGGGTGTGGATATAATACTATGCCTTGATACATCACGCTCTATGGAAGCCATGGATTTCACTCTAGACGGTCAACCCGCAACACGCCTTACTGCAGTCAAGAAGGTCGTGAGCGAATTCATAAAGGAGCGCGAGCACGACAGGATGGGCATAGTCGTCTTCGGAGCCGAGGCATATACACAAGCACCTCTCACCATGGACAAAGGTCTGCTCCTTAAGCTTGTAGAAAACATGCAGACAGGGATGGCGGGCGACAGCACTTCCATGGGCGACGCCATCGCCATCAGCGCAAAACGGCTCAAGGATATCAATGCGCCATCGAAGATAATCATCCTGGTTACCGATGGACGAAGCAACACGGGAAAAATTTCTCCGCAGCAGGCCGCAGAGGCCGCAAGGGCGCTGGGGATAAAGATCTACACGATAGGCGTGGGAGGGCACGGAAGGGCGCCGATTGTAGTAAATACTCCATTCGGACAGCAGGTGGGTTATATCGATGACGACCTCGACGAAAACACGCTGACTGACATAGCCAGGACAACGGACGCCCGATTCTTCCTGGCATCCGACACCAAAGGGCTTGAAGATATCTACGGCATCATAAACAAGGCCGAGAAGCGCGATGTCAAGATAAAGGAATTTTTCAGTTTCAAGGAGCTTTACCGCTGGCTGCTCATTCCAGCGCTTGTTCTTCTTTTCGCCGCCCTCGGGCTGGAAATAAGCATATTCGGAGTTGTACCATGA
- a CDS encoding tetratricopeptide repeat protein, translating to MKNLTFIFVILLTISLSFEFAHAASNPDRLYRKGEYKQAESSYEKLDLENPKDISYRYNKGCALYQLKDYKKAQEAFTSVYQRAVDNDMRFRAAYNLGNTAFMAGDMQSAVSFFKEALRMKPGSGDARNNLELALKKIKEEEEKKKQQQQQQQNQQNKKEQENKQQNDQSGNNQQNDQQKNDKQQKGKNDTLKDQSGQKQQKDGNQQQQQQQQQPQNLEGELKAVNPAQVDKQDKTGQKQQQANSPARAQAEALLGNIQEDRSRFHKNQPQQEDGSPKSGKYW from the coding sequence ATGAAAAACTTAACCTTCATTTTTGTCATTCTTCTCACCATCAGCCTTTCATTTGAATTCGCTCATGCAGCATCCAATCCCGACAGGCTTTACAGAAAAGGTGAATACAAGCAGGCCGAATCCTCATATGAAAAACTCGACCTGGAGAATCCCAAGGACATATCATACCGCTACAACAAAGGCTGTGCCCTTTATCAGCTCAAAGACTACAAAAAGGCACAAGAAGCATTTACAAGCGTCTATCAGAGGGCCGTGGATAATGACATGCGCTTCAGGGCGGCATACAACCTCGGGAATACCGCCTTTATGGCAGGTGATATGCAGTCTGCAGTATCATTTTTCAAGGAAGCCCTTCGCATGAAACCTGGAAGCGGCGATGCCCGCAACAATCTCGAACTGGCACTTAAAAAAATAAAAGAGGAAGAGGAGAAAAAGAAACAGCAGCAGCAACAACAACAGAATCAGCAGAACAAAAAGGAGCAGGAAAACAAGCAGCAGAATGACCAGTCCGGAAACAACCAGCAGAATGACCAGCAGAAAAATGACAAGCAGCAGAAAGGCAAAAACGACACCCTGAAAGATCAATCCGGACAAAAACAGCAAAAGGATGGAAACCAGCAACAGCAACAACAACAGCAGCAGCCGCAGAATCTTGAAGGAGAACTGAAGGCCGTTAATCCTGCTCAAGTTGACAAACAGGATAAAACGGGTCAGAAACAGCAGCAGGCCAACTCGCCTGCCAGGGCACAGGCCGAGGCACTGCTGGGAAACATCCAGGAGGACCGGTCCCGCTTCCACAAGAACCAGCCCCAGCAGGAGGACGGGTCACCTAAATCGGGTAAATACTGGTAA
- a CDS encoding acetyl-CoA C-acetyltransferase gives MREAVIVSAVRTPLGSFGGSLANLGAVKLGALVIDEAVKRAGIKKSDVDEAIMGIVLPCGYGQNPGKLAVIEAGMPWEVEAISVNKVCGSSLKAVMLAAQAVQCGDADVVVAGGMECMSMAPYYLEKGRFGYRMGDGAIRDHMVHDGLWDVVNDFHMGMSNELCSEKYGITREDQDRFAEESYKRAITAIESGRFKDEIVPVPIKDRKGNISMFDTDECPKPTPYEVLAKMPPAFKKNGGVGTAGNASVISDGAAAVVVMAREKAVELECRIMATIGAQASAGLDMKYVLVAPILAIPKVLKKQGISLNEVDLFEVNEAFSGSSCAIEKELKLDRARVNVNGGSVALGHPIGASGARILTTLLYEMEKRDLKTGLASLCLGGGEAVALVVKR, from the coding sequence ATGAGAGAAGCTGTCATAGTCAGTGCTGTAAGGACTCCATTGGGATCTTTCGGCGGATCGCTGGCAAATTTGGGGGCAGTAAAACTGGGAGCCCTGGTTATCGATGAAGCAGTGAAAAGGGCCGGCATAAAGAAATCAGATGTTGACGAAGCCATAATGGGAATAGTGCTTCCGTGCGGTTACGGCCAGAATCCTGGAAAACTCGCAGTGATAGAAGCAGGCATGCCATGGGAGGTAGAGGCAATTTCGGTAAATAAGGTATGCGGCTCCAGTCTCAAGGCCGTGATGCTTGCAGCACAGGCGGTTCAATGCGGTGATGCGGATGTTGTAGTGGCGGGCGGTATGGAATGTATGAGTATGGCCCCCTATTATCTGGAAAAAGGCAGATTCGGCTACCGCATGGGCGACGGGGCAATCCGGGACCATATGGTCCACGATGGTCTGTGGGATGTCGTAAATGATTTCCACATGGGGATGTCAAACGAACTCTGCTCGGAAAAATACGGAATCACCCGTGAAGATCAGGACAGGTTTGCCGAGGAATCCTACAAAAGAGCCATTACGGCCATAGAATCGGGAAGATTCAAGGATGAAATAGTGCCCGTACCTATAAAAGACAGAAAGGGAAATATATCGATGTTCGATACCGATGAATGTCCGAAACCGACTCCTTACGAGGTACTGGCCAAAATGCCTCCCGCGTTCAAGAAGAACGGGGGCGTAGGCACCGCAGGAAATGCATCCGTCATTTCCGATGGAGCTGCTGCGGTTGTCGTTATGGCAAGGGAAAAGGCAGTGGAACTGGAGTGCAGAATCATGGCCACCATAGGTGCTCAGGCTTCGGCAGGTCTGGATATGAAATACGTTCTCGTCGCACCTATACTGGCTATTCCGAAGGTGCTAAAAAAACAGGGTATCAGCCTGAATGAGGTTGATTTGTTCGAGGTAAACGAGGCGTTTTCAGGTTCTTCATGTGCCATCGAGAAAGAACTCAAGCTAGATAGGGCCAGGGTAAATGTGAACGGCGGAAGCGTTGCTTTAGGCCATCCAATCGGTGCAAGCGGCGCTCGGATTCTGACGACGCTTTTATATGAAATGGAAAAAAGAGATCTGAAGACAGGGCTCGCCTCACTGTGTCTTGGCGGAGGAGAGGCCGTCGCACTGGTAGTGAAGAGATAG
- a CDS encoding GTP-binding protein: MAKEVFKRTKPHVNIGTIGHIDHGKTTLTAAITKHLAKKGMAEYVAY, encoded by the coding sequence ATGGCCAAGGAAGTATTTAAGAGGACGAAGCCGCATGTTAATATAGGTACGATAGGGCACATAGATCATGGTAAGACGACGTTGACGGCGGCGATAACGAAGCATTTGGCGAAGAAGGGGATGGCCGAATATGTAGCATAT
- a CDS encoding DUF58 domain-containing protein, with amino-acid sequence MLSEEILSKIQKFHFHTRHMANEMFAGQYVSAFKGHGMEFSEVREYQSGDDIRSIDWNVSARNGRPFVKVFHEERELTLILLIDMSGSQQFGTKGRFKRDVMAEIAGMLAFLAIRTNDKVGAILFTSQVERFLPPKKGANHVWRLIKEIFTFEAVRPRTSIDSALTYLNRAVKRHAIVFLLSDCMDEGFEKSLRLTARKHDLTILRITDPAESELPDAGLIRMRDPETGESSVINTSSTQVRQRWRMEKAQQDAYLKTITSACGVDVVDISTNGDVMEPLSRLFLSRRNRINV; translated from the coding sequence ATGCTCTCGGAAGAGATCCTTTCGAAGATACAGAAGTTCCACTTCCACACCCGCCACATGGCCAACGAAATGTTCGCGGGACAGTACGTAAGCGCCTTCAAGGGTCACGGCATGGAATTTTCCGAAGTGCGTGAATATCAGTCTGGCGACGATATACGATCAATCGACTGGAATGTCTCGGCCAGAAACGGCCGTCCCTTTGTAAAGGTATTCCACGAGGAACGAGAGCTTACCCTTATCCTGCTAATAGACATGTCCGGTTCGCAGCAGTTCGGGACAAAAGGCCGCTTCAAGAGGGATGTCATGGCTGAAATAGCCGGCATGCTGGCATTCCTCGCCATACGCACGAACGACAAGGTCGGTGCGATACTTTTCACCTCTCAGGTCGAGAGATTCCTCCCCCCGAAAAAAGGGGCGAATCACGTATGGAGGCTCATCAAGGAGATATTTACATTCGAGGCCGTAAGGCCGCGAACCAGCATCGACTCCGCGCTGACATATCTCAACCGTGCCGTTAAACGACATGCGATCGTCTTCCTGCTTTCCGACTGCATGGACGAGGGGTTTGAAAAAAGCCTCAGACTTACAGCCAGAAAGCATGACCTAACCATACTGCGTATTACCGATCCCGCCGAATCCGAACTTCCGGATGCAGGACTCATACGCATGAGAGATCCCGAGACAGGCGAAAGTTCAGTGATAAACACTTCGAGCACTCAGGTAAGACAGAGGTGGAGAATGGAAAAGGCCCAACAGGATGCCTATCTGAAGACAATAACATCCGCATGTGGCGTGGATGTAGTTGATATAAGCACCAACGGTGATGTCATGGAGCCTCTTTCCAGACTTTTCCTAAGCAGGAGAAACCGGATAAATGTCTGA
- a CDS encoding 3-hydroxybutyryl-CoA dehydrogenase — translation MEIKTFGVIGAGQMGNGIAQVAAMSGINVIMNDIAQEFVDKGLKNIAKLLSKNVEKGKMSEDEKNAVLDRIKLSTNLKDMESADFIVEAASEREDIKFGIFKTLDEVCPADSILSTNTSSIPIGRIAAKTKRPDKVIGMHFMNPVPVMKLVEIIRGIATSDETFKLTWDLSVKFGKIPAEANDYPGFIANRILMPMINEAVYCLYHGVGTADAIDTVMKLGMNHPMGPLALADLIGLDTCLAIMQTLYDGFCDSKYRPCPLLRKYVEAGWLGKKTGKGFYEYSQS, via the coding sequence ATGGAAATTAAGACTTTCGGAGTGATCGGCGCGGGACAGATGGGCAATGGTATTGCACAGGTTGCAGCAATGAGCGGTATCAATGTGATCATGAACGATATAGCACAGGAGTTCGTCGACAAAGGACTCAAGAATATTGCGAAGCTTCTTTCCAAAAACGTCGAGAAAGGAAAGATGAGCGAGGACGAAAAGAATGCGGTTCTCGACAGGATTAAGCTCAGTACAAACCTTAAGGATATGGAATCAGCGGATTTCATAGTGGAAGCTGCCAGCGAGAGGGAAGACATAAAGTTTGGAATATTCAAAACGCTGGACGAGGTCTGTCCTGCAGACTCAATACTTTCAACAAATACGTCATCCATTCCGATTGGCCGTATAGCCGCAAAAACGAAGAGACCTGACAAAGTAATAGGGATGCACTTCATGAACCCGGTTCCGGTAATGAAGCTGGTCGAAATCATTCGAGGAATAGCTACATCCGATGAGACCTTCAAGCTAACATGGGATCTGTCTGTTAAATTCGGAAAGATTCCGGCCGAGGCGAACGACTATCCGGGATTCATAGCCAACAGGATACTTATGCCCATGATAAACGAGGCGGTCTACTGTCTTTATCACGGAGTCGGCACGGCAGATGCGATCGATACGGTAATGAAACTCGGGATGAATCATCCGATGGGTCCTTTAGCTCTTGCAGACCTGATAGGACTGGATACCTGCCTTGCCATTATGCAGACTCTTTATGATGGTTTCTGCGATTCTAAATATCGTCCGTGCCCATTGCTTAGGAAATATGTCGAAGCAGGATGGCTGGGCAAGAAAACGGGCAAGGGTTTCTATGAATATTCCCAGTCATGA
- a CDS encoding DUF3795 domain-containing protein encodes MEGWSEEEIRNKSLMAPCGLYCGACGVYIATRDKNEKFKTVMGNLYGTKPEDTECMGCMQPEPPEKLYGYCKMCSIRDCIRAKGFYSCHQCTDWPCEMIENFGFATGRRVMKDTIPVWRKKVRELGDEEGSVEWARSVCKRYHCPECGKPLFRGAKTCRNCKADVAEKLDGRL; translated from the coding sequence ATGGAAGGGTGGAGCGAGGAAGAGATAAGAAACAAGAGTCTTATGGCGCCGTGCGGGCTTTATTGCGGGGCCTGCGGGGTTTATATCGCAACCAGGGACAAAAATGAAAAATTCAAGACAGTCATGGGTAATCTCTACGGAACTAAACCTGAAGATACCGAATGCATGGGTTGCATGCAGCCTGAGCCTCCCGAGAAGCTTTATGGCTACTGTAAAATGTGCTCAATCAGAGACTGTATAAGAGCCAAGGGGTTCTATTCATGCCACCAATGTACGGATTGGCCATGTGAAATGATCGAGAATTTCGGATTCGCCACAGGCAGGCGCGTTATGAAAGATACTATCCCTGTATGGCGTAAAAAGGTCAGGGAACTAGGTGACGAAGAGGGCAGCGTTGAATGGGCCCGGTCGGTCTGCAAGCGATATCATTGTCCCGAATGCGGCAAACCCTTGTTCCGTGGAGCCAAAACCTGCCGCAACTGTAAGGCGGATGTAGCGGAGAAGCTAGACGGAAGGCTTTAG
- a CDS encoding MoxR family ATPase: MDIQEVTRKIEQESLIFRQVSSEIGKVIVGQRNLVERMLIGLLCNGHLLLEGLPGLAKTTAVKTLAQVINTSFQRIQFTPDLLPADIIGTQIYRMESGSFEVKKGPIFHNIILADEINRAPAKVQSALLEAMQERQVTIGETTFKLGNPFLVLATQNPIEQEGTYPLPEAQIDRFMLKIKVGYPSEAEEKEIMQRSYMQSGEEVKTVIEPEKLIQASRTMNSIHMEDKLMDYIVRITNATRRPKDFGLKVGPLVSYGASPRASIWLGLASKAYAFLMGRGYVIPQDIKTMAPDVLRHRIILSYEAEAEGKSADEIIEAVLERIEVP; the protein is encoded by the coding sequence ATGGATATTCAGGAAGTCACCAGAAAGATCGAACAGGAAAGCCTCATTTTCAGACAGGTCTCCAGCGAAATAGGAAAAGTCATCGTTGGCCAGCGAAATCTCGTCGAACGAATGCTTATAGGGCTCTTATGTAACGGACATCTTCTGCTGGAAGGCCTGCCCGGGCTCGCAAAGACCACAGCCGTAAAAACCCTGGCGCAAGTAATCAACACCTCCTTCCAACGCATACAGTTTACGCCTGACCTTCTGCCGGCTGACATCATCGGAACGCAGATATACCGAATGGAAAGTGGTTCTTTCGAGGTCAAGAAAGGTCCAATATTCCATAACATAATCCTTGCCGATGAGATCAACCGCGCTCCGGCCAAGGTCCAGAGCGCTCTGCTCGAAGCAATGCAGGAGCGCCAGGTAACCATCGGAGAGACAACCTTCAAGCTAGGAAACCCGTTCCTTGTCCTTGCAACACAGAACCCGATCGAGCAGGAGGGCACCTATCCCCTACCCGAAGCCCAGATCGACCGCTTCATGCTGAAGATAAAAGTGGGCTACCCCTCCGAGGCCGAGGAAAAGGAGATCATGCAGCGCTCATATATGCAAAGCGGTGAAGAGGTTAAGACAGTCATAGAACCCGAGAAGCTCATCCAGGCAAGCCGGACAATGAATAGCATCCACATGGAAGACAAGCTCATGGACTACATAGTCAGGATAACTAATGCCACAAGGCGGCCAAAAGATTTCGGCCTCAAGGTCGGCCCCCTCGTAAGCTATGGCGCATCTCCTAGGGCTTCAATCTGGCTGGGGTTGGCATCAAAGGCATATGCCTTCCTGATGGGACGCGGCTATGTCATACCGCAGGATATAAAGACCATGGCGCCGGACGTATTGAGGCACCGCATCATATTGAGCTATGAAGCGGAAGCCGAGGGAAAAAGCGCCGATGAAATAATAGAGGCCGTCCTAGAACGTATAGAGGTCCCCTGA